The nucleotide sequence CTTGGTGACAGCTCGGCGCAACGGAATTGTGCTTGTTGTCGTCATGGTCGTTATCGTGATGGTGAGTCTGGCCGGATTCGGTTTTGTCGCGTCGATCTCACACGAAAACAAAGTCGTTCATCTGCGCGGTGAGCAGATGCAGATGGAAAATGCTCTCGCCTCTGCAGAGGAGTTTCTGAAACTTTATCTCTCACTTCCGCCCAATCCCGAAGTGACTCCCGATACAGATCTCGTCGAGCAGGAGCTGATGCGGGGCGTTGTCGTTTCGGATGAAGCGAGACCCAACTCCCGTGTACGTTTCACCGCCATGGCTCCCCACTACGACGACGGAACGGGAACGAAGTGGCAATACGGTCTGCTTCGCGAATCAGGGAAGCTGGATTTGAGAAAAGTCCTGCAATGGGAAACTGAGATGCCCGGACAAGGGCGTCAATCGTTGATGACACTTCCCGGAATGACCGAAGCCATCGCCGAGGCATTGCTGGACTGGATGGACAGCGACTCGATGCCCCGGTCGGCAGGGGCCGAAGGGGACTATTATTCGTCGCTGACGCCTCCCTACTCCGCTCGCAACGGTATTCCCCTGTCACTGGAAGAATTGCTGCTCGTTAAAGGAGTGACACGTTCGCTGCTCTACGGAAGCGATACCAACCAGAACCACCGCATCGATCTCGATGAACAGGCCGCGGGGCTGGATCCCGTACAACAAGATGTGTCGGGTGGGAAGCACATCCCCTGGGTGGAACTGCTGACTTTGTGCAGCGACGAACGGAATTTCTCGTCTTCAGGTCAACCGCGAGTCAACTTGAACCAGTTCGACCTCAGTCAGTTGCATCGCCAGTTGTCGAGCGCCGTCGATCCCGAGTTCGCCAGTTTTGTCGTGCTGTACCGCCAGAATGGACCGGGTCCCGCAGGAGGGCGACCCATCGAATTACGGTCAGTCCGCGTCGACTTCCGTATTCCAGCGCGTTTCCCGATACTTTCGCTCGTTGATCTGATTCAAACTCGGGTGAGTGTCGCGGTCCCAGGAGGAGTCGCCGGCTCGGTCGAGAGTCCTCTCGCAAGTGAGGCAGAAAAGCTGGATGAAAGCCTCGGGAAAGTGTGGGATAGTGTGACCGTAGCACCTGAGCCGGTACTCAAGGGGTTGATCAATATCAATCTGGCTCCGGCAGAAGTTCTGCAGGCGATTCCGGGAATGGAAAAAGACTTGGCTGATCAGATCGTGACGTCGCGCACTTCGTCGACACAGAAGAGTCCCTCGCACGACCTGCACCCTTGCTGGCCGTTTACCGAAGGGCTGACGGATCTGCCCACGATGAGGCAACTTGTTCCCTACATCACAGTGGGGGGGGATGTCTACCGGACGCAGTTGATCGCATTTTCCGAGGCGTCGCGACTGTCACAACGGGTAGAACTTGTGCTGGATGCCAGTCGTCGCCCAGTCAGACGAAAATACTGGAAAGACCTGCAGGTGCTTGGTCGAGGATACCCCTGGGACGTGATCGACACCCCAGGAGGCATTTCAAACACGCAGACGGGAGCATTCAATGCAACGCCTTTTGGCAATTGATTGCAGCGAACGGGAACTCTGTTTCGTTATCGCAACCGCTGCAGGCGATCGCATTACGGTCGAATCCGCAGAGGCCGTTGAACTTCCTCGTCCCGCTGACAATTCCGTTTTTTCGAACGAGGACGTCGGTAAAGCCCTACAGGGAGCTTTAGGGAAGTACAAGCGGAGTGGCGCGAAAGTCCTGGTGGGGGTGGATCGATCCGCGGTCGAATTGTTCGAGCTGACCCTTCCCCCAGCATCAGACGCGGAACTGCCGGAACTGGTCATCAATCAGGTGACATCGCAGTCGGCCGGGGCGGCGGAAGGTGCGGTCATTGATTTTGTCCCCCATCCCGGCGCCGTCACCGAACCACGCCAAATCACTGCCGCCGCGCTTGCGTCTCAGGAACTTACCAGAATCAATGCGGTCTGTTCGGCCGCTTCAGTGACCCCGGACAGACTGCTCGTCCGCCCCTACGAGACAGCCTCATTATTCCTGAAGCACAATCCCCTTGAGTCCGGTTTTGCCCTGCTCGTGAATGTCATCGATGATGATGTCGATCTGATCGTTGTCGACTCACAGCGACCCCTGTTTTTCCGCAGTGTGCGCTTACCAGGAAAGCTGGGGAACGAGTCTGCTGAGACCCGACTGGTTCACGAGATTCGCCGGACACTGCTCGTTGCACCGCCCGAAGGCTCGGCAGCCCGCACGATCGATACGATCTACCTGCTCGGAACGTCATCCGATTACGAGCGAGTGCGGGAGCGGGTTTCCCAGGGAGCAACCACGAACGTCGAACTCTACGACCCTCTTTCGGGATTTCTTCCAGGAAAAGACTGGAAGCCACTGACCTCCGGGCGTCTGGTTCCGCTTCTGGGGATGTTGGTTAACGAAGCAAAAGGTGGTACGCACGCGATCGACTTTCTGCATCCGCGCCGGCCTCCGAAAGCGAAAAATCAACTTCAGAGGTACGCCGTCCTGGGGACGGTGGTCGGATTGATGCTGGCTGTCGCTGGATATTACCAGTGGGATTTGATTGCGAGTGCCGACGCGGAAAACCATCGGCTGCAGGAAGAACTCTCGGACCTGGAAAAACTGGTGAAGAAGACCACCGAGAAGAAAAAGGTGATCGCCGCACTCGACGAATGGAATACCAACAGCATTGTCTGGCTCGACGAGCTACGAGACTTGTCATCTCGATTCCCTTCGGGGCAGGATATTGTCTTGCAGCGACTGACCATGTCCCCCGCACGCGGCGGAAAGGCGAATGTCGCATTTCAGGGACTGGTGCGAGAGCCGGGTGTGGTGACCCGAATGGAAGCCACACTGAGAGACGCACGGCACGAGATTCAGACCCCGCGCGTGGACGAGCGAGTTCAGGATAAATCATACACCTGGAACTTTGAATCACTGCTGAGTCTGTCCGCCGTCAAACCAAAATCGACGGCCGAACCCGATGACGATGCTCCTAAGGGAACAGGCAAAAGTTCTCGCAAGAATGGGGCAGGCAAGAAAACCGAAACTCGAAAGTCGGCTAATCCCAAATCTCCCGCTCCAGAAAGTGACGGGGGCGCCGAGACGACTGGTCCGGCTGCCCCGGCCGAAGCCACCAACAACAAGAAGTCTGCAAAACGGGAGAATGCTCCCGAAACATCCCCTGCTGCCGCGAGCGAGGGCCGCAAATCATGAACGACCTTCGAAAGAGATTGATGTATTTTGTTCTCGGCGCGATCGTCCTCTTCATGGGAGGGGATTACGTATTGAAGAACTACGTCGACGCCCCGTTGGAGCAACGGCAGTCTCGCAAAGAGCAACTCGAAAAGAAGATCAAAGGAAAGAAGAAGGAGCTGGCTGCAGCGAAGGAAGCTGCGGTCAAGTTGGCGACGTGGGAAAAGGCTTCGCTCCCCAGCGACACGGAAATTGCCCGTTCACTGTATCGCACCTGGTTGCTGGATCTGGTCGAGAAATCGAAGTTTCAGTCCGCCCACGTTGATTCCGGACCGGCGACAAGTCGAAAGGGATTCTACGACTCGCTGGCCTTCTCCGTGCGAGGAAAAGGAACTCTGCACCAGCTCGTCAACTTTCTGTTCGACTTTTATCAGGCGGGACACCTTCACAAGATTCAATCGCTCAATCTGACCCCCATGGGCAAAGGGGGAGGTGTCGATATCTCGCTGGCGATTGATGCCCTCGTGCTTCCCGGGGCGGAAAACAAGAACCAGCTCTCGCAAGTCGCGTCCAACAAACTGGCGTATCCTCAGCTTTCGGACTACGCCATTATCGCGCAGAGGAATCTGTTCGGGGCTGGCGGAGAGTCTGACGTTTCCCGACAGGCTTTCCTGACTGCGATCGCGCAAGACGGGGAGGAACTGGAAGTCTGGTTTACGCTTCGCTCTGAAGACAAACTGGTGAAACTCAGACGAGGAAGTCAGTTCGAGATCGGCCACTTCACAGGTTCGGTGGTCGATATCCTGGACGATGATGTGATTCTGGAATCCGTGGGCGAGCGATGGTTACTGTCGATCGGTGAATCCCTGGCAGAAGCGACGGCCTTACCGCTGGAATACTGACGTTTCTCACGATCTACTGAGCGAGTGAGCGGCCCACCACTGCGCTTCGACGACATAACGTCAATGGTCAAATTGCGTTGTGATAGGAGAACCGAGCCAGGCCGACGAATCCGTCACCTGCTGCAAGATTTTCCTCTGCACAGAGAAGCGATAAAGGCTTGTGGCGCGTCGGGGCGTCCCCTCTGCCCAGATCAACGAAAAAACCCTTGGAGTTCGGCTTGTTTGCAAGCAACTCCAAGGGTTTCGAGTGATGGGCGATGAGGGATTCGAACCCCCGACATCCACGGTGTAAGCATGGCGCTCTAACCAGCTGAGCTAATCGCCCCTGACTCGGTCAAGGCCAGATGAATCTGACCAAGAGCCACCGCTCGGATTCGAACCGAGGACCTATGCTTTACGAAAGCATCGCTCTGCCAGCTGAGCTACGGCGGCCGGGTTAGGGAGGAGAGATAATAACAGAATACGTCGTCGCGGCAAGACTGCACAGCATGACTTCATCTGCCAATATTTCGTTCGGCACCAGACACCATCTCTGCCTCCACTTAATCCCGTTTTCCATCGGCCGCGATGCCACACTTCCCTGAGGTATTTCGGCTTTGGATTCGCTGCAGGGGCTGGAATTCTCGATGACCGGCAGAGGGCGTTGATTAAGCAGGTCAAGTCAGTTTGGTTTCGCGCTGACCGGTTTGGCTCCGACTTTGGCCGGGGTCCTTGCGGGAACGAGTTTCTCCAGCATTTCGCCCTGAGCCTGCAGCAAGGTTTGGGGGCCGAAGGCGCCGATCACCTTTTCGTCAATTTTGAGAGAACGCGAAAGGATTTTCCCCTCCTTCAAATCGAACTCGATTGTTCCTGACGGGGTCTGCTGAACAATCTGCCGCAGAATGTCCGGATCATGCATGGGGACACGGAGGCTGGTTCGAAAGCGAATCGTTGCGATATCGTTCTCGACTTTCGCGAGTTCGTAGACGCGAATCAGTCCCAGGTCCTGGGTTAGATTGTTGCCCACCGACACGGGGGTGTCTGATTTCTCGCTCCACTTTTCGCCAATTTTGACGGCCTTTTCCGGGAAGACGACCAGACAGTTGATGGCGGGGTCGGTTTTCTCGGCGGCCTCAGCAAATTTCTTGGGGACGTCGTTGACCAGCAGCGTCACCTTGTTAAGTCGACCGTTGGCAGAAACCTGAAAACGGGCAAGAGGCCGCCCAACGGTTCCGGCGAGGCTTTCAAACCCTTTGGGAATGACTTCATCTTTTGTGCTGTCATAGCCCACAACGCCCGATTCCCCTGTTTGGGACGCCATTCTGACACTTTCCACGACGGGCTCGATTACGGCACTGCCATCGTCGTCAACGGAAATCACCCGAAACGATCGGAAGGTCTGAGTCTGCTGGATGGCGAGCGCCTGGTTCGATCCCGACTGCGTCGTCAGCTCCGCCCGGTCAGACTGCTCGTAGTGGAAGAACTGGCCGGGCTTAAAGTGATAGACGAGTTGGAACGTCGTCTCGTCCGCAGCGGCAACGCCCGAGAGGCCGAAAGCAAATCCCAACAAAGACAAATACATTCGCAGCCGCTGATTCGACATTCGCGCCCTCCTGGCCTTGTCGTTCATGATGGACGATCTTCACGCGGGGGCGGCCCCCGTGTGACAACAGCGCCTTCCCAGCACTCTATATAGAGAAGACGGTAGCCATCGTAATTCAACCGGCGGAATGTGCCGAGATCAGTTTGCCTGGCGGTTCGGCGCCTCAGTTTGGCGGCGGCGGCAATCGGGCCTTCAGGAAGACCTCCTTCTTTCCCAAAGTGGCAACTCCTCTTCTGGGTTCTATCTTTCGCACCCTACCCAAAACGACCTCGTTTCGGGCCGAACCGGGAAACAAAAACTTTGTGAAAAAAAGAAGGGCCTGAAGGTTGACGGTCAGATCGCCGATACATACAATCTCCCTCCCGCAGCAACGCAAGTCGCGACGGGAACAGATCTTTGAAAACATGGTTGGAGAGATTTTGAGAATCAGTTTTGTTCGTATGATGTGGTTGCTGGCCGTATGAAGACCTTGTCTAACAAGTCTTTTAAGGCTTGTGACAATACGATCAGGAGAGTCGAAAGGCTTTCACATGATCAGTCAACGTGTGGCCAGCGGACAAACCCAAGTTAACATTTTCGTGACGACAAGATGCAAGTTAAGTTGTCGCGTTTCTGAAAACAATACTCAAAGGGTTTGATCCTGGCTCAGAATGAACGTTGGCGGCGTGGATTAGGCATGCAAGTCGAGGGAGAACCCGCAAGGGGGACACCGGCGAACGGGGTAGGATCACGTAGGTGACGTACCCCCAGGGCGAGGATAGCCACGGGAAACTGTGGGTAATACTCGATAATCTTCCTGGTCGTGATGATCGGGAAGCAATGGGTGAGATTCCACCTGGGGAGCGGCTTACGCAGTATCAGCTAGTTGGTGAGGTAACGGCTCACCAAGGCTTTGACGCTTAGGGGGTGTGAGAGCATGGCCCCCACCACTGGCACTGAGACACTGGCCAGACACCTACGGGTGGCTGCAGTCGAGAATCTTCGGCAATGGACGAAAGTCTGACCGAGCGACGCCGCGTGCGGGATGAAGGTCTTCGGATTGTAAACCGCTGTCAGAGGGGATGAAGTGTACGAGAGCTATCTCTTGTATTTGACAGAGCCTCAGAGGAAGCACGGGCTAAGTTCGTGCCAGCAGCCGCGGTAATACGAACTGTGCGAACGTTATTCGGAATCACTGGGCTTAAAGGGTGCGTAGGCGGTTATCTAAGTCAGGTGTGAAATCTTCCGGCTCAACCGGAAAACTGCGCCTGAGACTGGATGACTTGAGTGAGGTAGGGGTGTGTGGAACTTCCGGTGGAGCGGTGAAATGTGTAGAGATCGGAAGGAACGCCAGCAGCGAAAGCGGCACACTGGGCCTTTTCTGACGCTGAGGCACGAAAGCTAGGGGAGTGAACGGGATTAGATACCCCGGTAATCCTAGCCGTAAACACTGAACACTGGAGGACGGGGGCTTCGGCCTTCGTTCTCGTAGCGAAAGCGTTAAGTGTTCCGCCTGGGGAGTATGGTCGCAAGGCTGAAACTCAAAGGAATTGACGGGGGCTCACACAAGCGGTGGAGCATGTGGCTTAATTCGAGGCAACGCGAAGAACCTTATCCTGGGTTTGACATGCATGGATCAACCTGATGAAAGTCGGGCCACACTCGCAAGAGCGGAACATGCACAGGTGCTGCATGGCTGTCGTCAGCTCGTGTCGTGAGATGTCGCGTTAAGTCGCTAAACGAGCGAAACCCTTATCCTTAGTTGCCAGCACGTTATGGTGGGGACTCTAAGGAGACTGCCGGTGTCAAACCGGAGGAAGGCGGGGATGACGTCAAGTCCTCATGGCCTTTATGCCCAGGGCTGCACACGTGCTACAATGGGGCGTACAAAGCGCTGCAAGCCTGCGAAGGCAAGCTAATCGCAAAAAGCGTCCCTCAGTTCGGATTGCAGGCTGCAACTCGCCTGCATGAAGCTGGAATCGCTAGTAATCGCAGATCAGCATTGCTGCGGTGAATGTGTTCCTGAGCCTTGTACACACCGCCCGTCAAGCCACGAAAGCGGGGGGCATCCGAAGTCGCTGCGTGAACCGCAAGGACACAGGTGCCGAAGATGAACTCCGTGATTGGGACTAAGTCGTAACAAGGTAGCCGTAGGGGAACCTGCGGCTGGATCACCTCCTTTCTAAAGGATATTGGTCAATTGCGCCAGAGACACACGTGGTTCGAAAGACGTCAGTCAATCGAACAATACACGGTGACTCAAATCAATAACAAACAGTCCGCATCATTCGACAATTCTTGATTCTCAACTCTCCAGCCTGTTCATACAAAAGCCACCATCACGGTTATTCGTGATGGTGGCTTTTTTCGTATTCCCCTGGCCAGCCTATCAGCCCCATTGGGGGGATTGCCAGAATGACACTGTCGAGACCTTGAAATGACGATTGGCTGTGGTCGGCATTGAGATAAGGAATGCCGCTCTGGGTCGCGATCCCTCTTCCCGGTCCGACGTTTTTGTCCCAGCCTGGCAAAAAAAGCGACTCGCGTCTGTCGGAGCTTCAGCAGGAAACCTCCCAGCCCAAGTGGATTCTTAGAGTTATTCCATACTGCGGCTGGGTCGTCTGTTCTATCCGTCGCACGGACTCTCTTCCTGGCACGAAATTGCTCGGGTCTTCTTCACAGAGAGTCTTGGTCAACGCGTCCTCTGAGCCACCGGGCAGGCATCTCACGCCGGAAAGTTTCCGCAAAAGAGCAACGCCCCTCCACCCATTCCATAATCAGCGGATGCGAGTCAGAGAATGCTCATTCGGTGGATCCTGAGTCGTGGGTGGTGGACCTCTTGTGCTGCGAACACGGGTCGCCCGACGGCCCCGACAACCCGTGTTACCGTTGAGCTAGGCTGAACGTATTTGTCTTTGCGTAGGATTCGACTCCTCTTCGGGGAAGCTGACCACAATCGCGCATACTTATTGAGACAACACCTGGCGCGGGCCTCCCCGCGTTGAAGAACTGAAACGCAGGAACTTGATTTGGTTCAGGTTCGTGGAGTTTTCTATCGCCCAGTCTGTCAGTGACGTTGCTCGCTGTTGGTTTACCAAGAGGTCTTGAGGGCGCTGCTAGTCCGGTGGGGCACCGTTCGCGGCGGTATTCAATTGCGTCGAGTCTCGACTTTGAACCGAATTGGACGATGTTCCTGCGGACGGGGCTTTTGGAGGATTCACGCACTTGGTGCATCGTCTTCGTCGCCAATTGGACCTTGAACGCTTTACGGATCGTATTCGGGGTTCATCGTGGACGTTGTACAGGTTTTTGCCGTCGCAGTTTGCGACGGGTTGGCTGGCAGCAATTTCGTATTGGAGCATGTGGCGAATTTGGATAGTGTTCTCCTCGCGCGATGGCGCTTCGCGCATTCTGGATAATCCGCTTGAGAAAGGATGCTGAAAACATGCCCATTGATCAAAGTTCTGGACGTCCGCCCTGGTCTCGCAAGGTTCGGCACCAGCTTCTTTGCGGGTTTGTCTTCGTTGCGCCGTGTCTCTGGTCGACCGAGGCATATTCACAACGAAACCCTTCGATTCGTCCTCCTCATTCGCGGGAAAGTATGCGAGGCTTCATCGATGATTACACCAAATCCTTAGATAGTGATGCTGACTTTGATCTGCCTCGCGAGTCTGGATCGATTCAAGCCGTAACGCCGTCATTCGATATCAAGCAACTGCGTCCGCTGGTGCGGAAGTTCTCGGATACGATGACGCAACTGAGCTACGGGTTGAACGAAGAAATGGGAAGAATTCCCGGCCTTCGGCAGAGCAATACTGAGGCACTGCGGTTGAGTGCCACAGCTGTCATCGTCAGCAAGCACGCAGAAAAACACGGTGCAGATCCACTGCTGCAGGAAGAGATTCAGCAAGTGGATGCAGACTGGCGGGAATTGGCTTTTCGACTGGAGCGGATCCCCGGACTTTCGGGTGAGTCGAAGGATCTTATGAAAGTCCTCAACGAAACCAGTCAGCGGATTCGTCAGGTGATTGGCATTCAGCCCCAGTTGAACCGCCAGCGGCTTCTCTTGAAGGCGGCCTCACTCGTGGCCGACCTGGAAGGACTTCAAGAAGACCTGGCGACGGAGTTAGGGAACGGTGAGGACGCTCAAACATATCGACGCTCCGTCAGTCGGCTTCGACAAATCGCATTGAATCTGGTGACGGTTATTCGTGACGATCGTTCAGAGTCCAAGGTGATTGTTGAGGCCTACAAGCAGTTTGAAACATTGTGGGGGCCCGTCGCATCCAAATTGCAGGAAGAAGAAAATCGGTATATCGATCATGGGATTCGACGTGTCGCGGCGGCAACAAGTGAAATTCACCAGCTCCTTCTCTTACCGCATAAGATGGACCAGTCGCAGTTCATTCAACTTTCGTCATATCTGAGGAAGGACATCGACGAGTTCTTTGAACGGACGCCGCTACTGCTGGTCATGCAACTGCCGAAAGCCAAGCAGGCCCTTTCCGTCGCCGAACAGTTTTATAATGTCTGCAATGAGTTCTCTTCAGCGGTCGACCAGGGACAGGGTGAGAAGGAAATCACCGCCCTGTTCCGCAGGATCGAGCAGGCCGAGCGCTCGTTCATTGATGTGTTTCAGGAGGTCGATAGTGACAAAGCCGTGGCCGTATTGAACCGGATTCACCGAACCGTCAATACTCTGCGGACTTCTCTGCATCTCCAGCCAGATGATTTCGACTACCGGGCAGCCGAAGAACTGGCTGCGTCGATTCAGCACTTCTCTGAACAAGTCGATCAGGTCACTCGTCGCTGGCTCAATCAGGACCGCCAGCCGTACACACAAACCTGTCTCGAAGAAACACAGAAGCTAACTCGGCAA is from Schlesneria sp. DSM 10557 and encodes:
- a CDS encoding DUF6263 family protein; this encodes MSNQRLRMYLSLLGFAFGLSGVAAADETTFQLVYHFKPGQFFHYEQSDRAELTTQSGSNQALAIQQTQTFRSFRVISVDDDGSAVIEPVVESVRMASQTGESGVVGYDSTKDEVIPKGFESLAGTVGRPLARFQVSANGRLNKVTLLVNDVPKKFAEAAEKTDPAINCLVVFPEKAVKIGEKWSEKSDTPVSVGNNLTQDLGLIRVYELAKVENDIATIRFRTSLRVPMHDPDILRQIVQQTPSGTIEFDLKEGKILSRSLKIDEKVIGAFGPQTLLQAQGEMLEKLVPARTPAKVGAKPVSAKPN